A region from the Aphis gossypii isolate Hap1 chromosome 1, ASM2018417v2, whole genome shotgun sequence genome encodes:
- the LOC114120949 gene encoding (E3-independent) E2 ubiquitin-conjugating enzyme UBE2O-like, giving the protein MEKDDEKFFYEDEVAMVSSKSGLVKYGLVLTTNRSRSETELKKSSYKNHNEIKVIWHPNGAEEIISDDKVVLMDRSLMPGDVVRKVSEGKPSQFGYCENIDIYATVKVLNTNKIIENINSRNFTHIKPFAIDSSVFYESWVGGVYEVKCKVTFVSQDGSIFTLEDPYRRDFISLSTSDSFSIDDNVFYHGQKLKMCLDSLESATFLTVSNLMKCLLHNYKKKISYKYGTKWIKVYVQDVIVSSVEVEWYCQTSSKTKPHEECWPQRLFTGDNLKKLKTIDLFESCSIQVGDTHWYTIQDTDNLMTMEQWRSKCTESFNIGLDSLHSKTNNDKHQNKLLSSNKSSKNTDFNELDHIDGLLSTQNVSSRNVPAMQLQRNDRLLNKEFKFTLLSKKCVSKPFTSTTGNNCVHTLKSNRLKRNRIWKSLIKKSKQLNVPKVKTKPNSKVVVEVCYTKSMVDVIWQDGTRETGVSSTDLYPVQTLDDLEFFPGDFVTDKNPESDVYGVVESVDHAERTAHIQWFKVYPENPSLPNPIEKTYFSVYDLRDHPDFHFKSGCLIIHINPETNRHFNTLTAGQVLSAGPNGRILVMWVNGEKTECWPQELFVIKPNDDNFSFQEEEYEDEDDDAPLAVEDDLSEDWMSVTSPGSSNKSCDQEDEPRYPKLLVQLLKQSATSINLFLDAVEENCDMDKVIKLKKTLEQYRLGFNISSTLSTSEYKEIEAWYKDLMDNISKLINKIISRIDSKEQRVEEEELSYENLIKDSVRSLRQLVADFIKKVNRVFNKSYDLYDLVLKTFEPSTGECLERTYITDPTSNLPIIESNPTECRFIAVETDKEPVFQVITKPEEAGVFDVIDTVRDNSHKYINDKDNLHSSLPKVIAKDIQILQKSLPAGIWVKTFENRVDLFSIMIRGPEKTPYAGGLFLFDVKIPPTYPIQPPLCHYYSYCDDRLNPNLYEDGKVCLSLLGTWSGHGVELWSPNNSNLLQLLVSIQGLILVSEPYYNEAGFDSQRGQKLAKENSRVYNEMALIKVVQSMTNMLKLNMHHSDVKNTGYFKEEILEHVQTHGPKLIKTIENWIKMSERELTEDEKLVPGYPLLPLSKGFCLSIIKALKDYKEVLISMNIMFK; this is encoded by the exons atggagAAAGATGATGAAAAATTCTTTTACGAAGATGAAGTGGCCATGGTGTCTTCAAAATCTGGTCTAGTTAAGTATGGTTTGGTTTTAACGACGAACAGATCGCGATCAGAAACCGAGTTAAAGAAGAGCtcgtataaaaatcataatgagATCAAAGTGATCTGGCATCCGAATGGTGCTGAAGAAATTATCTCTGatgataaa GTTGTATTAATGGATCGATCATTAATGCCTGGTGATGTAGTACGTAAAGTTAGTGAAGGCAAACCTAGTCAGTTTGGATAttgtgaaaatattgatatatatgcCACTGTAAAAGTACTTAatactaacaaaataatagaaaatatcaatTCTCGAAATTTTACTCACATTAaa cccTTTGCAATTGATTCCTCAGTTTTTTATGAATCGTGGGTCGGCGGAGTTTATGAAGTAAAATGTAAAGTTACATTTGTTTCACAAGATGGATCTATTTTTACATTAGAGGATCCATATCGAAGAGACTTCATAAGTTTATCTACAAGTgat agttTTTCCATTGATGACAATGTGTTCTATCACgggcaaaaattaaaaatgtgtctaGATTCCCTAGAAAGTGCAACATTTTTAACTGTCAGTAACttaatgaaatgtttattGCACAATTATAAGAAGAAAATCAGCTATAAATATGGGACcaag tggaTCAAAGTTTATGTTCAAGATGTTATTGTATCATCAGTTGAAGTTGAATGGTACTGCCAAACATCAAGTAAAACAAAGCCACATGAAGAATGTTGGCCACAAAGATTATTTACTGGtgataatttgaaaaa acTTAAAACTATCGATTTATTTGAGTCGTGTTCAATTCAAGTGGGAGATACACATTGGTATACAATTCAAGATACAGATAATTTAATGACAATGGAACAATGGCGATCTAAATGTACTGAATCCTTCAATATTGGACTAGATTCATTGCatagtaaaacaaataatgataagCATCAAAACAAACTTTTAAGTTCCAATAAATCATCAAAGAATACAGATTTTAATGAGTTGGATCACATAGATGGCttattaa gtaCACAAAATGTGTCTAGCAGAAACGTTCCAGCTATGCAGTTACAGAGAAATgatagattattaaataaggaatttaaatttacattgctATCCAAAAAATGTGTATCTAAACCATTCACAAGTACAACag gcAATAATTGCGTTCATACATTAAAATCAAACCGACTAAAGAGGAACCGTATAtggaaatcattaattaaaaaaagtaaacaacTCAATGTACccaaagtaaaaactaaaccCAATTCCAAAGTTGTAGTTGAGGTTTGCTACACAAAATCTATGGTAGATGTTATATGgcag GATGGCACTAGAGAAACAGGAGTTTCTTCTACCGATCTCTACCCAGTGCAAACTCTTGATGATCTTGAGTTTTTTCCTGGTGATTTTGTTACTGATAAAAATCCTGAATCTGATGTTTATGGAGTTGTAGAATCTGTTGACCATGCAGAACGTACTGCTCATATACAATGGTTTAAAGTTTATCCTGAAAATCCTTCAtt GCCAAATCCTATTGAAAAGACTTATTTTAGTGTATATGACTTACGAGATCATcctgattttcattttaaatctgGTTGTCtcattatacacattaatcCTGAAACAAACCGACATTTTAATACCTTAACTGCTGGACAAGTCTTAAGTGCAGGGCCTAATGGCAgg attttagtgaTGTGGGTGAATGGTGAAAAAACTGAATGTTGGCCTCAAGAATTGTTTGTTATCAAACCAAATGATGATAACTTCAGTTTTCAAGAGGAAGAATATGAGGATGAAGATGATGATGCACCTCTTGCTGTTGAAGATGACTTATCTGAAGATTGGATGTCTGTAACTAGTCCTGGATCATCtaa taAAAGCTGTGACCAAGAAGATGAACCGAGATatccaaaattattagtaCAATTGCTAAAACAATCTGCTAcgagtataaatttattcttagATGCTGTTGAAGAAAATTGTGACATggataaagttattaaattaaaaaaaactttggaacaatatag GTTAGGATTTAACATTAGTTCAACTTTATCGACTTCAGAATATAAGGAAATAGAAGCATGGTACAAGGATCTCATGGATAATAtctctaaattaataaacaaaataatctcaagaatag ATAGTAAAGAACAAAGAGTTGAAGAAGAAGAACTATCATAtgagaatttaattaaa gacAGTGTACGTTCATTAAGACAACTAGTAGCAGATTTCATAAAGAAAGTTAAtcgagtttttaataaatcatatgatCTTTATGATTTAGTACTAAAAACTTTTGAACCAAGTACTGGAGAATGTCTTGAGAGAACGTATATAACTGATCCAACATCAAATCTTCCAATAATTGAATCAAATCCTACAGAATGTCGTTTCATTGCAGTAGAAACAGATAAAGAACCGGTATTTCAAGTTATAACCAAACCAGAAGAAGCTGGAG TTTTTGATGTAATTGATACAGTTAGGGATAATTCACACAAATATATCAatgataaagataatttaCATTCATCATTGCCAAAAGTTATTGCCAAAGACATtcaaatacttcaaaaaagtTTACCAGCAGGAATTTGGGtgaaaacttttgaaaatcgtgtg gaTTTATTCTCTATAATGATCAGAGGACCAGAAAAAACTCCATATGCTGGTGGTTTGTTTCTGTTTGATGTCAAAATACCACCTACCTATCCAATTCAACCACCTCTCtgtcattattatagttattgtgaTGACCGATTGAATCCAAATCTTTATGAAGATGGAAAAGTATGCCTTAGTCTTTTAGGTACTTGGTCTGGTCATGGTGTTGAACTATGGTCAcctaataattctaatttattacagCTTCTAGTATCAATACAAG gACTGATATTGGTAAGTGAACCGTATTATAATGAAGCTGGATTTGATTCTCAGCGTGGTCAAAAGCTTGCAAAAGAAAACTCTCGTGTTTACAACGAAATGGCTCTGATAAAAGTAGTGCAATCAATgacaaatatgttaaaattaaacatgcaCCATtc ggaCGTTAAAAATACAGGGTATTTTAAAGAAGAAATACTAGAACACGTTCAAACTCATGGTCCaaa attaatcaaaacaattgaaaattggATTAAAATGTCTGAAAGAGAATTAACTGAAG ATGAAAAACTTGTTCCTGGATATCCATTATTACCACTTTCCAAGGGTTTTTGCCTATCAATCATCAAAGCTCTAAAAGATTACAAAGAAGTATTGATTTCTATGAAtatcatgtttaaataa
- the LOC114120946 gene encoding pre-mRNA-processing factor 6, whose translation MAAPPAALVSKVKKHFIGIPAPLGYVAGVGRGATGFTTRSDIGPARDANDVSDDRHAPPTKKKKKDEEEDDDEDLNDSNYDEFSGYGGSLFSKDPYDKDDEEADMIYEEIDKRMDEKRKEYREKRLKEELEKYRQERPKIQQQFSDLKRGLTMVSEDEWRNIPEVGDARNRKQRNPRAEKFTPLPDTVLSRSLGGESTSSIDSASGLMSQYPHGTVTPGMLTPSGDLDLRKMGQARNTLMNVKLNQVSDSVEGQTVVDPKGYLTDLHSMIPTYGGDINDIKKARLLLKSVRETNPNHPPAWIASARLEEVTGKIQAARNVIMKGCEDNPKSEDLWLEAARLQPPETAKAVIAQAVRHIPTSVRIWIKAADLESETKGKRKVYRKALEHIPNSVRLWKAAIELEDPEDARILLSRAVECCPTSVDLWLALARLETYENARKVLNKARENIPTDRQIWTTAAKLEEANGNINMVEKIIDRAISSLSANGVEINREQWIKEAIEAEKCGSVKTCQALIKAIIGYGIEDEDRKHTWMEDADSCASQLAYECARAIFSHSLAAFPSKKSIWLRAAYFEKNHGTRDSLETLLQKAVAHCPKSEVLWLMGAKSKWLAGDVPAARGILSLAFQANPNSEEIWLAAVKLESENSEFDRARRLLSKARASAPTPRVMMKSAKLEWCLNNLDTALQILEEALVKFPDYAKLWLMKGQIEEQQGDVDRAHETFNSALKKCPSSIPLWIWLARLDEKRKMLTKARSVLEKGRLKNPHNPELWLEAIRIEFRAGMRDIANTMMAKALQECPNAGILWSEAIFLEPRPQRKTKSVDALKKCEHDVNVLLAVSKLFWSERKLQKCREWFNRTVKIDPDFGDAWAYFYRFEVLHGTEEAQLDIKKRCIAAEPHHGEAWCIVSKNIDNWRLTTENVLMLVAKDLPIPI comes from the exons atggcagCACCACCAGCCGCATTAGTGAGTAaggtaaaaaaacattttattggtaTTCCTGCACCTCTTGGATATGTTGCTGGCGTTGGTCGAGGTGCTACAGGATTTACAACACGATCTGATATTGGTCCAGCACGAGATGCTAATGATGTTTCCGACGATCGACATGCACCAccaacaaaaaagaaaaaaaaggacGAAGAAGAAGACGATGATGAAGATTTGAACGATTCAAATTATGATGAATTCAGTGGTTATGGTGGTTCGTTATTCAGTAAGGATCCATACGATAAAGATGATGAAGAAGCAGACATGATTTATGAAGAAATTGATAAACGAATGGATGAAAAACGCAAAGAATACAGAGAGAAACGATTAAAAGAAGAATTAGAGAAATACCGACAAGAACGACCAAAAATTCAACAACAATTCAGTGACTTAAAAAGAGG attgacTATGGTTAGTGAAGATGAATGGCGCAATATTCCCGAAGTTGGTGATGCTAGAAATCGTAAACAAAGAAACCCTAGAGCTGAAAAATTCACACCACTTCCTGACACTGTACTTTCAAGAAGTCTTGGTGGTGAAAGTACTTCTTCTATTGATTCAGCAAGTGGTCTTATGAGTCAATATCCACATGGTACTGTTACACCTGGAATGTTAACTCCATCTGGTGACttagatttaagaaaaatgGGACAAGCTCGTAATACTTTAATGAATGTAAAACTTAACCAAGTATCAGACTCTGTTGAAGGACAAACGGTTGTTGATCCTAAAGGGTATTTGACTGATTTACATAGTATGATTCCAACATATGGGGgagatattaatgatataaaaaaagctAGATTATTGTTAAAGTCTGTCCGAGAAACAAATCCTAATCATCCACCAGCTTGGATAGCATCAGCTCGTCTTGAAGAAGTAACAGGAAAAATTCAAGCTGCTCGTAATGTTATAATGAAAGGCTGTGAAGATAATCCAAAATCTGAAGATCTTTGGCTTGAAGCTGCTCGTTTACAACCTCCAGAAACTGCCAAAGCTGTTATTGCCCAAGCTGTTAGACATATTCCAACATCAGTTCGTATTTGGATTAAAGCTGCTGACTTAGAATCTGAAACTAAAGGTAAAAGAAAAGTATACAGAAAAGCCTTAGAACATATTCCAAATTCAGTTAGATTGTGGAAAGCAGCTATTGAGTTGGAAGATCCAGAAGATGCtagaattttattaagtcGTGCTGTTGAATGTTGCCCGACTAGTGTTGATCTATGGTTAGCTTTAGCTCGATTAGAAACATATGAAAATGCacgtaaagttttaaataaagctCGTGAAAATATTCCTACTGACAGACAAATTTGGACTACAGCTGCTAAATTAGAAGAAGCTaatggtaatattaatatggttGAAAAAATCATAGATCGTGCTATATCTTCATTAAGTGCTAATGGTGTTGAAATTAACAGAGAACAATGGATTAAAGAAGCAATTGAAGCAGAAAAATGTGGTTCGGTAAAAACATGTCAAGCTCTTATTAAAGCTATAATTGGATATGGAATAGAAGATGAAGATCGTAAACATACTTGGATGGAAGATGCTGACTCGTGCGCAAGTCAATTAGCTTATGAGTGTGCAAGAGCCATTTTCTCTCATTCGTTAGCTGCTTTCCCaagtaaaaaatctatttggtTGAGAGCtgcttattttgaaaaaaatcatggTACAAGAGATTCTTTAGAAACTTTGTTACAAAAAGCTGTTGCTCATTGTCCAAAATCTGAAGTATTATGGTTAATGGGAGCCAAATCAAAATGGTTAGCTGGCGATGTACCAGCTGCTCGTGGTATTTTATCTCTAGCATTTCAAGCCAACCCAAACTCAGAAGAAATTTGGCTTGCTGCTGTCAAATTAGAGTCTGAAAATTCAGAATTTGACCGTGCAAGACGTTTGTTATCTAAAGCCAGAGCTTCAGCTCCAACTCCAAGAGTAATGATGAAATCTGCTAAACTTGAATGGTGTTTGAACAATTTAGATACAGCTTTACAAATCCTTGAAGAAGCTCTTGTTAAGTTTCCAGATTATGCTAAATTATGGTTAATGAAAGGCCAGATTGAAGAACAACAAGGAGATGTAGATAGAGCACATGAAACTTTTAATTCTGCACTAAAGAAGTGTCCCAGTTCTATTCCTTTATGGATCTGGTTAGCTAGATTagatgaaaaaagaaaaatgttaaccAAAGCAAGATCAGTATTGGAAAAAGGTCGTTTGAAAAATCCACATAATCCAGAACTATGGTTAGAAGCTATACGTATAGAATTTCGTGCAGGAATGAGAGATATAGCAAACACAATGATGGCAAAAGCACTACAAGAATGTCCAAATGCTGGAATATTATGGTCAGAAGCTATATTTTTAGAACCAAGACCACAACGAAAAACTAAAAGTGTGGatgctttaaaaaaatgtgaacatGATGTAAATGTACTTTTAGCTGTTTCCAAGTTATTTTGGAGTGAacgtaaattacaaaaatgccGAGAATGGTTTAATAGAACTGTGAAAATTGATCCAGATTTTGGAGATGCTTGGGCATATTTCTATAGGTTTGAAGTATTACATGGAACTGAAGAAGCACAACTAGATATTAAAAAGAGGTGTATTGCAGCAGAACCTCATCATGGTGAAGCATGGTGTattgtatcaaaaaatattgataactgGAGACTTACaactgaaaatgttttaatgttagtTGCAAAAGATTTACCTATTCCTATTTAA